The following nucleotide sequence is from Nesterenkonia xinjiangensis.
GACGGCCCCGGATGCCGGGATGGTCCCGGTGAGGATGTTCCGGGCGGTGACCGACACGGTCATCGGGATCACAGCGGCCCAGACGACCATGCAGTAGGGGCACAGCGCACCGATGGTGTAGACGGCCTGGGACCACAGCCAGACGCAGAACCCGAAGGCGAACAGCACCCCGGCCTGCAGCCCGAGCCAGTACCAGCGCGGTGGCCGCAGTCCCGCCAGGAGCGTGATGCCGACAGCGATCACGACGGGGAAACCCACCACGCCGAGGAAGATGTTCGGAAAGCCGAAGGTGGCCGCCTGCCAGGAGTCCATGACCTCTCCGCAGGACACCCACGGATTGATGTCGCATGCGGTCGAGTGCTCGGGATCCTGCCAGAGCAGGATGCGTTCATGGAGCAGCAGGAAGCTGGCCGCGGCACCGACGAGGCCGGTCGTGATCAGCCAGATCGCCATGGTGCGACGACTGAATGCGCGGCTGGTCTCCGCAGCCTCAGGCGGCACTGGACGGGCGCGATCATCGGTCCCGGAGGGCGGGGTGGTGTCCACTGACATGGCTCAGATTGTACGGGGGATGCCTGCATGTTTCCTCGGGGACGGCTCCACGATGTGCGATACTGAGAATCACCGACGTGCGGACCACACCCGGACGTCGGAAGAGCTTGACTGCTCCGACAACTGCACAGCCGCACCGCACGCATGGGCCCAGGCGACGCCGGCACCCGTCGTGGACGAGGCGACGAGCCCGAGTCCGCACGGATCCGACGAGACGATGGACGAGAAGGCGCAAGATGCCGCCGCCGACGCCCCGGGAGTCCTGCACGGCCCCGAGCCTGCGCAGGTGCGGACGCAGCGCGGAGTGAATGTTCGCGGACAGGCCGTGAAGAGCGCACAGCGGAAACCCGTTGTCAGCGCCCGGCGTGGACCGCGAGGCTGCAAGAGCAGAACTTGCAGACATCGACGATGTGCCTCGGCCGCACCCGCTGTGAGAGAGCGGGGGACGGCGGCCGGAGGAATGACCGTACAAGCGGCCGGCGCGAGGGTGGGTGTGGCAGCCTCGGCGTCGGCATGGAGCAACCGAACAATGTCGCACACAGACACGCCGAACGACACGGCGTCAACACAGGACACCGCGGGCGCAGACATCTTCAACCCGTTCAGCCCGCCCGCCGAGGACATCGGGACTGACCAAGAGTCGGCGGAGGACACTGAGCAGCGCGCCCAGCCCGCCGCTCAGGATCAAGGCGAGGAGACCCCCGAGCCCTCGGAGGCGGACACCACCGCAGCAGAGGCGGAGCAGTCGGCCCCTGCTGACCCGGTGGCCGTGCTCTTCCAGGCCCCGGACCTCACAGCTGTGGAGCAGGTCCGCCGCTCCCGGCCCCCGTCGAAGCGGGACGACCAGCAGGACGACGACGCGCCGGCCCGCAGTCGTAGGGACGGCGGCTCCCGAGACAGCAGTTCCCGGAACGAAGATTCTCGCGACGACGAATCCGGAGATGACTCGCCTCGTCGGGGTCGCCGGACCGCACAGAGCCGCCAGGGCAGCTCCACCGAAGACGCCCGTGGAGATTCGGCCGAGGAGACCCAGCACGACGAGGCCGGGGAAGCCCGTGACGACGCTGGTGACCACGCTGGTGACGATTCCGAGGACGGCGAGTCCTCGGGCGGTCAGCGGCGCTCCCGGCGCAAGCGTCGCCGTGGCGGACGAGGTCGCAGCAGACAGCAGTCCGACTCTGAGGACGGATCCTCCGCAGACTCTGGTGAGGACGCCGGGAAGCAGCGCGGCCGCGAGGACTCCGCCTCGGCGGACGCCTCTGAGGACTCGGACCAGGGCGAGGAGGCCCGTGACGAGGACGGCCAGGTGGTCCGTCGGCGTCGTCGGCGTCGACGCGGCTCCGTGGACATGGAGGTCGCCGGCGGCGACGGCGACGACCCCGAGCACACCGTCACCCGTGTCCGAGCCCCACGGGAGGCCGCCGAGCCCGCCGCTCCCACCAAGGTGACCGGGCTGAAGGGCTCCACCCGTCTGGAGGCCAAGCGGCAGCGGCGGCGCGCGTCACGGGAGACCGGTCGTCGTCGGCAGGTCATCACCGAGGCTGAGTTCCTGGCCCGCCGCGAGTCGGTGGATCGCCAGATGATCGTCCGTCAGAAGGGCGACCGGATCCAGATCGGCGTCCTGGAGGACGGCGTGCTCGCCGAGCACTACGTCTCCAACACCCAGCAGGACTCGCTGATCGGCAACGTGTATCTCGGCAAGGTGCAGAACGTCCTGCCCTCCATGGAGGCGGCCTTCGTGGACATCGGCCGCGGACGCAACGCGGTGCTGTACGCCGGTGAGGTGGACTGGGACTCGGCGAACCTCGACGGCGCTCCGCGCAAGATCGAGAATGCGCTGAGGTCCGGCGACTCCGTACTGGTGCAGGTGACCAAGGACCCGGTGGGCCACAAGGGCGCGCGGCTGACCAGCCAGGTGTCACTGCCGGGCCGGTATCTGGTCTTCGTCCCCGGAGGTTCCATGACCGGGATCTCGCGGAAGCTGCCCGACACCGAGCGCTCCCGCCTGAAGAAGATCCTCAAGGAGCACATGCCTGACAAGGCCGGGGTGATCGTGCGCACCGCCGCCGAGGGCGCCTCGGAGGAGGAGCTCACCAACGACATCAACCGCCTGCGGGCGCTCTGGGAGACCATCCAGACGCAGAAGGGCGACCGCAAGGTCCTGCCGCCTGAGCTGCTCTACAGCGAGCCCGACCTGACCATCAAAGTCGTTCGCGACGTCTTCAACGAGGACTTCTCCTCGATGGAGATCCAGGGGGAGGAGACCTGGGACAACGTCGAGGCCTACGTGACCTACGTGGCGCCCCACCTGCTCGACAGGCTTCGCCGCTGGGAGCCGGAGGAGCAGCGGGCGGAGGACATCTTCAGCCACCACCGCATCGATGAGCAGCTGGCCAAGGCGCTGGACCGCAAGGTCAATCTGCCCTCCGGAGGCTCACTCGTCTTCGACCGCACCGAGGCGATGACCGTGGTGGACGTCAACACGGGCAAGTTCACCGGGTCGGGCGGGAACCTCGAGGAGACCGTCACCCGGAACAACTTGGAGGCGGCTGAGGAGCTGGTGCGTCAGCTGCGGCTGCGCGACATCGGCGGCATCATCGTCGTCGACTTCATCGACATGGTCCTGGAGTCCAACCGGGACCTGGTGCTCCGCCGCCTGGTCGAATGCCTGGGGCGGGACCGCACCAAGCACCAGGTCGCCGAGGTCACCTCCCTGGGGCTGATCCAGATGACCCGCAAGCGCATGGGCACCGGCCTTCTCGAGGTCTTCTCGGAGTCGTGCGAGCACTGCGCCGGACGCGGAGTGCTCACCCATGGGGAGCCTGTGGGGCA
It contains:
- a CDS encoding vitamin K epoxide reductase family protein, with the translated sequence MSVDTTPPSGTDDRARPVPPEAAETSRAFSRRTMAIWLITTGLVGAAASFLLLHERILLWQDPEHSTACDINPWVSCGEVMDSWQAATFGFPNIFLGVVGFPVVIAVGITLLAGLRPPRWYWLGLQAGVLFAFGFCVWLWSQAVYTIGALCPYCMVVWAAVIPMTVSVTARNILTGTIPASGAVRRVTADWWWVVLVLIYLLVAASIAIELPQALGI
- a CDS encoding Rne/Rng family ribonuclease; the protein is MSHTDTPNDTASTQDTAGADIFNPFSPPAEDIGTDQESAEDTEQRAQPAAQDQGEETPEPSEADTTAAEAEQSAPADPVAVLFQAPDLTAVEQVRRSRPPSKRDDQQDDDAPARSRRDGGSRDSSSRNEDSRDDESGDDSPRRGRRTAQSRQGSSTEDARGDSAEETQHDEAGEARDDAGDHAGDDSEDGESSGGQRRSRRKRRRGGRGRSRQQSDSEDGSSADSGEDAGKQRGREDSASADASEDSDQGEEARDEDGQVVRRRRRRRRGSVDMEVAGGDGDDPEHTVTRVRAPREAAEPAAPTKVTGLKGSTRLEAKRQRRRASRETGRRRQVITEAEFLARRESVDRQMIVRQKGDRIQIGVLEDGVLAEHYVSNTQQDSLIGNVYLGKVQNVLPSMEAAFVDIGRGRNAVLYAGEVDWDSANLDGAPRKIENALRSGDSVLVQVTKDPVGHKGARLTSQVSLPGRYLVFVPGGSMTGISRKLPDTERSRLKKILKEHMPDKAGVIVRTAAEGASEEELTNDINRLRALWETIQTQKGDRKVLPPELLYSEPDLTIKVVRDVFNEDFSSMEIQGEETWDNVEAYVTYVAPHLLDRLRRWEPEEQRAEDIFSHHRIDEQLAKALDRKVNLPSGGSLVFDRTEAMTVVDVNTGKFTGSGGNLEETVTRNNLEAAEELVRQLRLRDIGGIIVVDFIDMVLESNRDLVLRRLVECLGRDRTKHQVAEVTSLGLIQMTRKRMGTGLLEVFSESCEHCAGRGVLTHGEPVGHTPSYTSQGEVRSGKGSKKRRSKKGGKGPSGGEQHSEPSAEEREKQEKARQALAQVAAATTGQTDDGSGESSHGSGSSSAKDDSTRGATEEEPSSGRRRRGRKPRRATGGGRVDVDEASGAQDSSGAGSGDGSGTRSGNRTSGEVETPVLTIGGEPVPVPRGEAGGAAQTTKATEDDAEKRPVSLDSLDEALASRSGDNAAAEQEGSTGSSAGRPKGRRRRRAAGSAQGAGGEVREVSAEVSGPSRTFSSTAAGSSKAPEPSAAAEEPVMLGVGVSAEKLNQGAAGPRDQDAEAVGGSGKRGDDDGDVATSE